CGTCACTTGGCTTGTCATGTTGGGAGTCACACAATTTGCTTTTGCTACTGACACTGTCCCAGAGCTGAATATTTCTCAGTATGTAGGAAGGTGGTATGAGGTGAGATTCACTCAGTCAAATGAAATATGAAATTTATGCGATGAAGACGTCATTGCATTGCATATGGCATTATAATATAGTATGTTTAGTTTTCGAACACAAAGGCTAGACGGTGGTATGCGGAGACTTATATAGTACACGGAGCATACATGCAGTGTTACAATTGTAATTAAACTGACACAGGAAAACATCCAGACAGAGAAGTTGTGCAGCTACAGCTAATAAGTTGACTATTGTGTGTTTGTGGCAAATCCTTTGCCATAAAACACACCTTCAGTTGTTGTTGTGGAGGTTTCCATCAATTCACCACAATGAACTATGTAATCTAACTGTTGAACTTCTTAGTGAGGTGTGCACTGATGTTGGCATTAAGCTTGTTCTCCAGCTATAGCCTCTTCAGTATGCCACTGCTAATTGGAAGGATGGTGCACAACTTGATGTGGTCCAAATTCTTTCCTCCCTTCTACCATCAAattgtggaattctctacccAATTCTCTAGTTGTATTGGATGATATTAATCAATTCAAAGATGACTTATCCTTGTACCTCTTCCCTTAACTgatttatgtataattatctgTGTTTATATGCTCTTTTTGAGTTTCTACACAgtaaataacaataacaataaataaGCAGTGTGTATTTTAAGGCAAGCTTTGAGGCATGAGAAGTTGAGAAGCATGTTGTTCTCCTCTGACCTCTGGTTTTTCAGCTAGTGGCATGGGGCCATAGTTTACAAGAAGTTGGCTTCCATGCTGGCAGAAATGCCAATATAGTCGATGCTTTTTTGATTGTTACAGGACAATGTAGCTACAGAAGATTGATATCCCCTCAAGCACATTATGGTAGACCTTAATAGTGCTTACATCCCATCAATCTGGCCTATTCCAAGGGAAGGCTCATTGTAGTCACCCTCATGTAAGCTTGTTTTGCAGTTGCTGGTgttatccagctgtccagcacttaaCACCCATGCAGTGctggggtggtggcaagggcattcCATGCATCTAGCCCAAGAAATGCTTTCCTTCTGTCAGTAGCAGATTAACCAGACAATTGCATAACAATGCCTGAATAATGAGCTGCTTGCCCACTTTGCCCAATGGTGGCTGcctgatcatgatccaaaatatAAAACAAATTGGGCTATTTATATAGCTTATGCCTCCAAAATGATTCTTGCTCAATATGTATATGGTCAGCATACATCACTGAGTACCTGCTCAACAAGAAAGGATGATCTAAAGCAGAGCCAAATCCATGACAATACTTGGTGACACAATTAATCTAATCCACATGTAGGTACCGGTAGTCTAATCAATTGGAGCAGCTGGAAAAAACAGGTGGAGAAGCACAGAAACTGCATGATGTTTAAAACATAGATGCAGCAGAAATGTTCAGATTACAAATTTGCTGTTGTATTTCTCCAACTCACTAGTATGATACTCAAGTATACCAGACAGAAATATGTCCATGTATAGCAGCTGTAAGAATATAGATGAGATCTACTAGGATTTTGTTCAGTGTGTGAGGGACATTCAACATGTTCCTTTTAGGCATCTATAGAGGCAGGCTCCTACAGAAAATTTTCTGTCTTTAGACACTGAGTGTTTTAGACTGTTCTGTTGGATTATCTCGATTGCAGATTTTTATATAGTTATGTCAATTGAAGATTGAGATACATAGGAAAGCACCAGGCCTCAGGTTGCTACACCTGTTTGTATGTAGGTATTTTTATTTCCTAGCTACATGTTTTCAATCTGTGATGTACAATACACGTATGCCAAGTCATTCATTTAGAGAGAGCAATTGGAGTATACATTGAATAGAAAAGTTTTATGTGGTCAACCAAGTAGCTAATCTTTATTAATAAAATTACAATAACAACAGAATCCTGTTTGTAACCAAGTAGTGTGCACAATAGTTAGCTACTAATTATAACGTCCCTATAtacttgtaggtgtacagcgaCCTCTTTTCAACTTATTTATTTCAAAGACACTGTGAGTGTGCCACAGCAGATTGTAAGTTATACATGTGTCATATTGTTTGTAgaatatgtatatgtaatagttataccacaggtaagagtgctttgcctgatatatatgcacttgcCTGAGGGCTTgctgagggctgcaggcccgaaggcaagtgtgtACATTATCAAAGCATGAGTaactgtggtataactaatatgttctactttgaCACACTCAGCCAATGCACACCAAATAGGTTTTTGGCAGtatcttctcttatataggaaaccaagtaagctgtaATTGTGGGGTTGAATTTTGCTaagtgattgtgggattgaattttgctaaGTGATTGTGGGATGAAATTTTAGTGCACCAACAGTAATTTTATGGTAAATACAGTAATAAAAGAGACATGATTTGATCAATTAATCAACACCTACATTACTGATATACATAACAGCATAACAACTGACTTATTTAATGCATGTTACTAAATTGCTTCCCACAATCACATCTTGTTTggaaaaattcaatcccacaatcacagcttacttggtctCCTATATAACAGAAGAGACATAACTTaacagaaatctgatgatttctgggtGAGATatctattaggtgtgcaatatcttgagctaatgagatatatgcactgtttACAGTttgtatatctcattaaggcagtaTGTATATCTTGTTAGCATTTTGAGCCAGTGCAATacgtgatatatatgcactagctttcctttgatctgagatgtgaaagtggtacatatatataatagtgTTTTGTTTACAACCATATGGCTAGAGAATTTCAGTATACACTATATACAAACTTTACATGTTATAAACTGGTTCTCCTCTAAATATCATTATAAATCTTAGCTGAGTGTGTTATTTCACTTACAGATAGCTTACTACCCAACAAATCAGTTAGTGTCCAGAATTCTTGCCGTCTGAAGTCTCCTGATGGAGAGCCAAGTATCATTAAGGGATATGCTTACAGACCTGATGACAAGGAGCAAGGAAAATTGAAGGTCCATCTCTTTGGAGTGCCACGTGAAGGAGATTGTAAGTGTCCAACAGGGAGGGTTTGGAAAAGGGAGGAGGTGGTAGTAAGTATATggagcaggggtctggggggaaCAGCTCCCCAgaagctaaaaatatttcatatGTCTCAAGACTGAAAATTTTAAGTAGGGTGGTTTATGCACAAATGTctaaatcatactgctttctaagtgaactacatgtacattgatcaagagttatATAAGGGAGAAGTGAGTAGTTCAGCTGAGCCTAAAGAATGGTAAGCACAAGACCATctacatttcatttgcaaaatgtTCTTAGCAGACTAAGTGTGCCCATTGTGCTGCAGATGCTAGTTTTCATATTCAGCAACCACAGAGGATTCTCAATAGTCAATAGTGTtgtgtgatgactgttctattagagtattttactgactgctctattagagtacctcaacaTGTAAAGGGATTGTGTAACTAAATATTATAGTGTATCATTAATTTTAAGAATTTGAAGAAATAACACCATTACAAGCTGGATTCTGATTATCCAGTTATTTGTGTTACTTTTGTCCAAA
The nucleotide sequence above comes from Dysidea avara chromosome 3, odDysAvar1.4, whole genome shotgun sequence. Encoded proteins:
- the LOC136250180 gene encoding uncharacterized protein is translated as MYLVTWLVMLGVTQFAFATDTVPELNISQYVGRWYEVYSDLFSTYLFQRHCECATADYSLLPNKSVSVQNSCRLKSPDGEPSIIKGYAYRPDDKEQGKLKVHLFGVPREGDYWVIQLGPPTYKGNFYEYSVVADKSNLDLFVLARNVTQFREKYETTVLSKLEQQGFTKFYNKPSKLYQGDDCQYISPTS